The Aedes aegypti strain LVP_AGWG chromosome 3, AaegL5.0 Primary Assembly, whole genome shotgun sequence genome contains a region encoding:
- the LOC110678276 gene encoding alpha-1-syntrophin-like — protein sequence MNLFLHFLSPIKGRPCQLIVHLDRGFTLLDSALGSTGSKPLWSFPFDRLKGSADDGNKLLYLDFSGSDDGADIELDMECCPKPVVFVLHNCLSAKVHSLA from the exons ATGAATCTCTTCCTTCATTTTCTCTCTCCAATAAAGGGCCGTCCGTGTCAGCTAATCGTCCACCTGGATCGGGGCTTCACCCTGCTGGATTCGGCCCTCGGAAGCACCGGCTCCAAACCGCTCTGGTCGTTCCCGTTCGATCGGCTGAAAGGATCCGCCGACGATGGCAACAAACTGCTCTACCTGGACTTCTCCGGCAGCGACGATGGCGCCGATATC GAACTGGATATGGAGTGCTGCCCCAAACCGGTGGTTTTCGTCCTGCACAATTGTCTGTCAGCCAAGGTGCACTCGCTGGCGTAA